The stretch of DNA ATTTGAATGACTTTCAATACCTGATGGGGCAATTACGCCATTGTAAAAATGTTGTCGATGCCACAATGAAGCCCTTGGCATTCGATGATGAAATGGGATTTGTCAAAGTCATTATTCAAGCCTTGGTTGCTCCAAAAGAAGGACAATATAGGAGTCAAATAGTGGTGCAAAACCGAGCTGGACAACATCCTGATTTTACGATGTTGACAGAAGAGGCTGTATTATTGACCGAGCAAAGTCTGGTAATAGATATTCCTCCCTTGGGCGCCAACTTCAACCAACTCAAGTATTTTAATACAACGGTTGAAGAAAAAAAACTGGGACTTTTTCTTTCCTTGCTCTTTTCTTACCACGACAATGTAAAACTTAACTTCTTAGATTATCAGTTGAGCTATACGGCTGATGCCATAGCGGCACAGCCTAGCCTTATTTTTGAAAAAGTCGATGAAGATAATGCGCTTTATATGCGGGTGGCACAGGTATTACCCGAATTCCCTGTTGATACGCTGGAGACTTTTGACTTGTATCGCTACGCCAGTATTAGCGAAATGGAACAACACGTTACGGTTAAGTTTATTGAACAAGCTCCCCTTCAGCAAATTACGGAGCACCTTTCCAAACTTTTAAAACCAAAGAGAAAAAGAGGCGAAGAAAACACCATTGAGGGCAACTTATTCCAGGAAGGGAGCCTTTTCATTTTACCTAGCGACCTGGCGGCCTACTTCATTTATGAAACCCTCCCAACCTTATTAGGCGAGTTTCAAATTTTTGGCGCAGAGAAACTGCGCAATTATAAAGTCAAAGCCAGCTTGCCTAAATTGTCGCTAAACCTTAGTCATGGCATCGACTTCCTGGAGGGAGAGGCCACCCTCGACTTTGAGGGGGAAGTAATTGGACTATTCGATGCCTTGGCGCAGTTAAAAAAACAAAAATACATTCTACTCAGTGATGGCTCCCATGCCTTGGTGAATACGGAATATATCCGCCGCTTGGAACGGATTTTCCAAAAAAAAGGAAATAAGGTACAACTCTCTTTTTTTGATCTTCCTTTGGTCGACGATTTACTGGAAGAACAGCTAAAAACAGGGGTTTTTAAAAAATCCAGGGCCATTTTTGAAGGATTTAATGACTTGGCCAAAAAAAAAGCAAAACTCCCTTCTTTAAACGCGACGCTGCGCCCTTACCAAAAACAAGGCTATAAATGGCTCCAGTATTTATATGAACAGCAATTAGGTGGTTGCCTGGCAGATGACATGGGCCTGGGGAAAACGCTGCAAACTATTGCGCTATTGGCGACCATTTATCCTGAAGAAAAAGCGCCGACGCTAATTGTTATGCCGCGCAGTTTGCTGTTTAATTGGAAACAGGAAGTCCTGAAGTTTGCGCCCCAAATGTCTACTTTTACTTTTTATGGTCATCAACGAGATTGGGAGGAGGCCCAAAAGAACAACCTGATCCTAACCACCTATGGGGTCATGCGCAGTGAAATAGAACAGTTAAAGGACATTTCTTTTCACTATCTGATACTGGATGAATCACAAAACATCAAAAATATCCAGGCTCAAACCACCAAAGCAGCTATGCTCCTGAAAGCCAAACACCGGCTTGCACTCAGCGGTACACCCATCGAAAACAACCTGGCTGAGCTTTATTCCTTATTCCGCTTTCTTAACCCCGCCATGTTTGGTAGCTTGCGGCAATTTAATGAAGACTACTTATCTCCCATCCAAAAGGAGAATGATCAAAATGTGACCCGAGAGTTGCGCAAAAAAATCTATCCTTTTATATTACGACGATTGAAAAAGGACGTCTTACAAGATTTGCCGGATAAAGTAGAACAGATCATCTATGTCGAGATGTCCGACGAACAAAAAAAGCTGTATGAACAAAGACGGCAATTTTATCAAGTGGCCATCCAGCAACAAATTGCCAGCCAGGGTTTGCAACAAAGTCGTTTCTTCATTTTCCAGGCACTCAATGAATTGCGACAAATCGCCTCTATTCCTGAGAACCTCAGCGACGACAAAATAGCCTCCCCGAAACGGGAATTGCTGGAAGAGCAACTGAATGACACCATAGCCAATGGGCACAAAGCCCTTATTTTTGTCAATTACCTCAATGCTATTGAATTGATTAGCCAACAGCTAGAGGAGATGGGCGTCGATTTTGTCAGTATGACGGGGGCTACCAGAAACCGGGAAATATTGGTTGATCGTTTCCAAAACGACCCGCAATGCAAGGTCTTTTTAATGACCTTGAAAACGGGGGGTACAGGCCTCAACCTTACCGCAGCAGACACCGTTTTCATCTTTGATCCGTGGTGGAATGTGGCAGCCGAAACCCAGGCCATCGACCGGGCCCACCGCATCGGTCAATTGCAAAAAGTAATGGCTTATAAATTTATTACCCAGGATACCATTGAAGAGAAAATCATCTTACTGCAACAACGCAAAAAGGAATTATTTGATAGCATCATTTCTACGGATAGTGGTGCACTCAAATCTATGACCGAAGAAGATATTAATTATATTCTAGGATAGTTTAAATAACATCGTGGAGAATAAGCATAAGCAGCTCAGCAAGATTAACCAAGTCCTTTCGGGAATTTATACCCAAGTCCAGCTAAAAAATTGCCTACAGCCTTATACGGCGCTGTTTGTTAAAAAAAATTATGCCTTTTTAAAGAAAAAAGGCATCAATGATGACTTCTTGGACCTTATAAGGATAAAAACATTACACAAAACCCTACTCACCCAATTTTGCAGCATTCCCTTTTTTGACAAAGAGTGCTTCCTCCTTTTCAAAGCCTCTCTTCCAGCGGACGTACAGGTGCTCTTCGACGAACTTTTTTGGAGGGACACTATGCATCAAAAGGAAATTGAGCGCCAATTTGGGATACAGATATGCCTGACTAAAGAAAACAAAACCAAGTATCATACTTTTATCCAAAAGGATCTTAAAGCTGAATTTTATTTCTTCCAAGTGGTGGAGGATTACACCTGGAGCTATCAATCTGGCAGGTCTTTCATCCTTTTTATCCATCCGGATATGAAGGAAATGTTGCTTCCTTTTATTGACCTTCCTGCAGCGGCGGACCTGGTCCCCCTCGACAAGGTCGAAACGGACCTCTTGCGATACGAGCAGGGCGATCAATTTATCCTTTCAGAACTGCCCCGCATTTACTTGTACCTCCATCAAGGATTGCTAAAATTTACGCTTTCAGGACGCCCTGTACTCTCCAGCCTGAATGGCATGCAGAAGAAATTGAAGCTGGCGGAGTTTTATCCAGAAGAAAACAACAAATGGCTAAAGACTTTAAGAACTAACCTGATGGCAGGATTGGTCGGCAGCGGTGAAAAAACCCAAATTGCCGTTGACCCTTTAAAAATGCTGCAAGCCTTTTTTCCTAAATTATATATTGAAGAATTTTATGCCTTCCACACCCTTTTTAACTTTCTAAAGGGCGTTGATAGAATAGAGGAATATCACTTGAATGATCGCAGTGAACATGACCAATGGAAACTGCTAAACAATCTTGTGCCCGATAAATGGTATGCTATTGATAATATTGTCGAATATGCCAAATACCACTTAATTACAACCAAGGTGGTCCGCCCTTACGAAGCGGAACAATACCTATATAACGAATACGAAGCAGACTCAGACTACGGATATGCTTATAAGCAAAAATTTTATGTCACTAAAGAAAAGTACCGACAATTCATCGAAATCCCACTCCTAAAAGGCAGTTTTTTCTTATTTGCAGCCATGGGCTTAGTCGATATCGCCTACCAAAAACCTAATGCGGAGGTGATGGGCCAAACCTGCGATTCACCGTATGATGGCTTGCGATTTGTTAGGCTCTCCAAACTAGGTGCCTTCCTGACGGGCAAGGCCCCTACCTATTCGCCGCCCGAAACGATTCAGCAGCAAACGCTTAAATTATCGCCAGCCGCTTTGCTGATTATCGCAGATGGCAACCCAGACCACAATGCCATTTTATTAGAGCCTTTTGCAGAGAAAGTCGATGATCGCCACTACAAGGTGACGTATGAACATTTTTTCGTCAATTGCCAATCGAAAAAAGAATTACAGTCTAAAATTCAACAATTCAAACAGTATTTCCCCATGGAGCTTCCCCCCAACTGGGAAGCTTTTTTCAAGGAGCTAGAGCAAAAACTGGACCCCTTGGAAAAACCCAAAGAACTGTATGTATTTAAAATATCGCCAGATAACACCGGTCTAATCCAACTCCTCGCCCGAGACCCACAATTGAGGCAAATGACGCTAAAAGCAGAGGATTACCATATCCTGATCCCCAAAACCGAATGGGCAGCTTTTAAAAAACGCCTGCGCTCATTTGGTTATCTTTTGACGAAGTAGCAAGGGCCGAAACCGAGCAGTCAGGGGGTGATTAAACCTTGTTCTCCTCAGCTGAATCACCCCCTGACTACGTGCGACGGACTAAGGAAGCGCATTTTCCTTCAATTGCTCCAAAAGTTCTTTCAGCTCGGCATAACGATCCACAGCATCCTTACCTGGCTTTTGGTCGGCGCGGTTGAGCATCGAGGCGAGGTAGCTGATCTGATCCAGCAGCATAGGCTGCATGTAGCGGCCTTCCTCCGTGACAAGCACTTTTTCTTTGGCATCCAGGGCCTCTTTTTCTTTTTGTAGCCGCTTTTTATCTTTGGCACCCGTGGCTTTTTCCATAGCCGTACTCACTTCCTTTTTACGCTGCTTGATTTGATCGGCCAATTGCCGAGATTCGTTTTGCAGCTGCACTATTTTTAAGGTCAAGGTTTCTTGTTCCTTAAGGTCAGCTAACTTGACACCCGACTGTTCCAATCTGGGATCTATTTTAATCGTGGCGCTCTGCTCCCATTGTTGGCCTGCATGTTTAAGTCTTAAGCTATAATTGCCGGGAGCGACTAAAGGGCCTCCTCTGCCTCGGCCAGACTCACCTTCGGGGCCAGGGTGCCGCATATTCCAGGAAAAGCGATGAAGCCCTTTGGCGTTTTTAAGCTTGGGGTTGCCTTTGGGAAGAAAAAAGCCGGTGCTCATGCTGCGCTCACCATCCTGTTGGCCTTCCTCGGGGTTGCCGCTACTAAAGCGCTGAATAACAATTCCTTTATCATCCAAGATTTCCAATAACAAGTCGCCATCTATTTTTTCTGGCAAGTAATAATCGATATCCAAGGCAGGGTTGGGATATTCTACCCCACCTTCGGAAGGTCCGAATCCACCGCCATAACGCATGCGGTAAGCGGGTCTAGGCTTGAATAATTGGATAGTTGCCAAGGCTTGATCCGCAGGCATTTGGTGGAGGACACTCAAGTTATCCATGATCCAAAAAGAACGGCCCATGGTGGAGATCACCAGGTCTTGCTGGTGCACCTTGATATCCGTAACGGGAGTAATGGGAAGATTTTGCTGGAAAGGCATCCAATTTTTTCCATCATCAAAAGAAATAAATAACCCAAACTCCGTCCCAGCATACAAAAGGCCCTCGCGATCAGGGTCTTCTCTGACCACCCGCACCGGATAATCCGCAGGAATGCCATTGTTGCCTGTCGAAAGCAGGGTCCATGATTTTCCATAGTCCGTTGTACGATAAATATAGGGTTTCCAATCGCCCAGTTGATACCGCAAGGAAGTGAAATAGGCTTTACCTGCCTGATGAGGGGAGGGCTCGACACAATCGATCCGGCCACCTCCTGGCAAATCTTTTGGCGTCACTTTTTCCCATTGTTTACCTCCATTTTTTGTCACATGCACCGGCCCGTCATTGGCTCCCACCCAAATAACTCCTTCTGCTACCGTGGACTCTCGTATGGCATAGATGGTACTATAATATTCCTCGCCGGTAACATCCCGTGTGATGGGGCTGCCGGAAATCACCTGCTTATTGGGTTCAAACGCGGTCAAATCAGGGGAAATAATCTCCCAGGTCACCCCGTCATCCGTCGTTTTGTGCACATATTGTGAGGTATGATAGACGACGTCCGGATTGTGTGGCGAAACGTGGATAGGCGAAACGCGCTGAAAGCGGAATTTCAAATCTTTGGGATTATGCCCATAAATATTTCCTGCACCTACATAATATTGTTTTTCCTGTCCCGTCCGTTTGTCATATACGCCAAACCGACCTTTGCAGTTGGCATAAACGATATCCGGGTTTCCAGGCTTAGGAACGACGGGCCCTGTCTCACATCCTCCAACTTCCATCCAAAAGCTGGTGGCCCCTCCAATTGCACTATACGGTGGTAAATTGGGAATAGCAATGGTTGAATTGTCTTGTTGACCAGCGTACACCCAATACGGGAATTGGTCATCGACCTCTACCTGATACAATTCCGCTGTCGGTTGATTGTCTTGTGTCGACCAGGTTTGTCCGCCATTCAAACTCACATTGACCCCGCCATCATTGGCCTGAATACACAAATTAGAGTCTTGTGGATTAATCCATATTTCGTGATTATCACCGTGTGGCGTTCGCTTTCTCTGCCAGGTTTTTCCCCCATCGGTCGATTTGTGAAAACCCGTTGCAGATACGAATAAGGTATTGGGATCCTGTGGATTGATATCGAGGTTGCAGTAATAAAAAGGCCTATCCAGGAGTGCCTTTTCGGTGCTGACTAAAGCAAAGGTTTCCCCTCTATCCGTTGAGCGGTACACCCCGCCCTCTCCTTCCAGGGCCTCAATCAAGGCATACACAATCGTAGGGTCGGCAGGAGAAATGGCCAGGTCACTTTTACCAAATAATCCTTTGGGCAAGCCATTGGTCAATTTCTTCCAGGTATCGCCACCATCTTCCGATTTATAGATCCCGCCTTCTTGGCCACCACTGATAATGGTCCAGGGCCTTCGCTCGGCCCGCCACATGGAAGCATAGATTATGTTTGGGTTATCTGGACTAATTTCCAAGTCAACGGCCCCTGTGGTATCTGATACAAACAATACCTGCTCCCAGTTTTGTCCGCCATCCTTGGTCCGATAGACCCCTCGCTCCGGGTTGGCATTAAAGGCTTGTCCGATGGCAGCCACAAAAACCGTATTGGGGTCCGTAGGATGCACTTCAACGGCTCCAATTTGTCCCGTTTTTGTCAAACCAATATGGGTCCAGCTTTTACCCGCATTGGTCGACTTGTATACGCCCTTGCCGGTTATCACATTGCTACGAATTCCATCAGAACCCGTTCCTACATAAATGATTTTTTCATCCGAAGGGGCTACCCTGATGGCACCAATAGATGGCGTATTAAAAAAGCCATCAGATATATTGCGCCAATTGGCGCCATAATCGGTGGTTTTCCACACACCGCCCCCAGTACTGCCCATATAAAAGGTAGCTTTCTGGCGTTCCACCCCAGCTACTGCTGTTACCCGTCCACCCCTAGTCGGCCCGATATTCCGAAAGTTCAAATCGGAAAAGAGTGCTTCAGGTTTGGCTGCTTCCTTGGTAGCTGTTTGCGCTTGCAAAGCCCATCCATAGAAACAAAGGAGTGAGAGCAAAAAAAAACGACCAAAGTGTTTTTTCATAACTAGATCAGTCTAAAGTTTAAGTAATGCTTTAAGATAAAACTTTGGGAGTATAGTAAAAATATTAATGGCGAAAATCTAACGATTCATCCATTCTTTGAACAATGGACACCTGGCTTTACTGATAATTACTTTTTCTGTAACGGGAGGGTGAAGTTCGAGTAAAAGTCGACCATTAAAATAAAGGTGAACAGCCCTTATG from Saprospiraceae bacterium encodes:
- a CDS encoding DEAD/DEAH box helicase, which encodes MQNGDFFQRFRKNSVLTPKVTKSPKVFFQIMEDDYGAYVKPVDDKGGALEVSYLNYSGAERNVLRSLSQIQEKNNFVIDWEKPNGHVYLNDFQYLMGQLRHCKNVVDATMKPLAFDDEMGFVKVIIQALVAPKEGQYRSQIVVQNRAGQHPDFTMLTEEAVLLTEQSLVIDIPPLGANFNQLKYFNTTVEEKKLGLFLSLLFSYHDNVKLNFLDYQLSYTADAIAAQPSLIFEKVDEDNALYMRVAQVLPEFPVDTLETFDLYRYASISEMEQHVTVKFIEQAPLQQITEHLSKLLKPKRKRGEENTIEGNLFQEGSLFILPSDLAAYFIYETLPTLLGEFQIFGAEKLRNYKVKASLPKLSLNLSHGIDFLEGEATLDFEGEVIGLFDALAQLKKQKYILLSDGSHALVNTEYIRRLERIFQKKGNKVQLSFFDLPLVDDLLEEQLKTGVFKKSRAIFEGFNDLAKKKAKLPSLNATLRPYQKQGYKWLQYLYEQQLGGCLADDMGLGKTLQTIALLATIYPEEKAPTLIVMPRSLLFNWKQEVLKFAPQMSTFTFYGHQRDWEEAQKNNLILTTYGVMRSEIEQLKDISFHYLILDESQNIKNIQAQTTKAAMLLKAKHRLALSGTPIENNLAELYSLFRFLNPAMFGSLRQFNEDYLSPIQKENDQNVTRELRKKIYPFILRRLKKDVLQDLPDKVEQIIYVEMSDEQKKLYEQRRQFYQVAIQQQIASQGLQQSRFFIFQALNELRQIASIPENLSDDKIASPKRELLEEQLNDTIANGHKALIFVNYLNAIELISQQLEEMGVDFVSMTGATRNREILVDRFQNDPQCKVFLMTLKTGGTGLNLTAADTVFIFDPWWNVAAETQAIDRAHRIGQLQKVMAYKFITQDTIEEKIILLQQRKKELFDSIISTDSGALKSMTEEDINYILG